From a region of the Constantimarinum furrinae genome:
- a CDS encoding 3-deoxy-D-manno-octulosonic acid transferase, which translates to MLILYNFLTRITYFLLWIAQWFSKKLRLFVQGRKTIFETLQNKISETDKTIWFHCASLGEYEQGLPIMEAVKKEYPDYLLVLTFFSPSGYEIKKNTNVADVVTYLPMDSMTSARKFIRLVHPSLVFFVKYEFWPNFLFCLQREKIPVLLVSGLFRKEQMFFKPLGGFMRKALRTFTHLFVQDKASKELLESIGIHNVTVSGDTRFDRVSQQIERDNTLGFIEEFKQDNLCVVCGSTWPEDEAILLEYINAAPANVKFILAPHKIEIGKIENFKKRLKKPAVLYSEMDDKTLLEYPILIIDTIGLLSKIYNYADIAYVGGAMGTSGLHNILEPSTFGVPVIIGKNYEKFPEAIRLQQLAGLFSVSDAEECNKVFTKLIEDRKFRSKTAMITEHFVNSNIGATEKTMDYVKKLEKMS; encoded by the coding sequence ATGCTAATATTATACAATTTTTTAACCCGAATTACTTACTTCCTTTTGTGGATCGCGCAGTGGTTCAGTAAAAAATTAAGACTCTTTGTCCAAGGGCGTAAAACAATCTTTGAAACCCTTCAGAATAAAATTTCAGAAACCGACAAGACCATCTGGTTTCACTGTGCTTCCTTGGGAGAATACGAACAAGGTTTACCCATCATGGAAGCAGTTAAAAAAGAGTACCCTGATTATTTATTAGTCCTTACCTTCTTTTCACCTTCAGGGTATGAGATCAAAAAGAATACAAATGTCGCAGATGTGGTAACTTATTTACCCATGGATTCCATGACCAGTGCCAGAAAATTTATCCGGTTGGTACACCCATCTCTGGTCTTTTTTGTGAAATACGAGTTCTGGCCTAATTTTTTGTTTTGTTTACAAAGAGAGAAGATACCCGTATTATTGGTTTCTGGCTTGTTCAGAAAGGAGCAAATGTTCTTTAAACCACTTGGAGGTTTTATGCGGAAGGCCTTAAGAACTTTTACGCATTTATTCGTTCAGGATAAAGCTTCTAAAGAATTGCTTGAGAGTATTGGGATACATAATGTTACTGTGAGTGGTGATACGCGCTTCGACAGAGTCTCACAACAAATAGAGCGGGATAATACGCTAGGATTTATTGAAGAATTTAAGCAGGATAATTTATGCGTGGTATGCGGAAGTACCTGGCCAGAAGATGAAGCCATATTATTGGAGTATATAAATGCTGCTCCGGCAAATGTAAAATTTATTCTCGCACCACATAAGATCGAAATCGGAAAAATTGAAAATTTTAAAAAACGGCTGAAGAAGCCGGCAGTGCTTTATTCTGAAATGGATGATAAGACGCTCTTAGAATATCCTATCCTTATTATAGACACCATAGGCTTATTGAGTAAAATATACAATTATGCCGATATTGCCTATGTGGGAGGCGCTATGGGCACTTCAGGACTACACAATATTCTTGAGCCCTCTACTTTTGGGGTGCCGGTCATAATTGGAAAAAATTATGAAAAGTTTCCTGAAGCGATCAGACTTCAGCAATTGGCCGGATTGTTTTCTGTATCAGACGCAGAAGAATGTAATAAAGTCTTTACCAAGTTGATCGAAGACCGAAAATTCAGATCAAAAACAGCAATGATAACCGAGCATTTTGTGAACAGTAATATCGGTGCAACAGAGAAAACGATGGATTATGTTAAAAAATTGGAGAAAATGAGCTAA
- a CDS encoding DUF3124 domain-containing protein — protein sequence MKYFGFLFILLGIVACENPLTVHKNLPPNNDWSAREATIPMKDSLEEGSTYLPVYSEIYQRNQNFTFDLTATVSIRNISLNDTIYVKSANYYNTHGELIRKYLTTPVFVRPMETIEIVVNEDDKEGGTGANFVFEWAMKKQALEPFFEAVMISTTGQQGLSFTTRGIRKK from the coding sequence ATGAAATACTTTGGGTTTTTATTTATTCTTCTGGGAATCGTAGCATGCGAAAATCCATTAACCGTACATAAAAATCTTCCCCCTAATAACGATTGGTCTGCTCGTGAAGCTACTATTCCTATGAAAGACAGCCTGGAAGAAGGCAGTACTTATTTACCGGTGTATTCAGAGATCTATCAACGAAATCAGAATTTTACCTTCGACCTAACTGCTACTGTCAGCATAAGAAACATTAGCTTAAATGATACCATTTATGTGAAATCGGCTAATTATTACAACACCCATGGCGAACTCATTAGAAAATATCTTACGACGCCTGTTTTTGTAAGGCCAATGGAAACCATAGAGATCGTGGTAAATGAAGATGATAAAGAGGGCGGAACAGGAGCAAATTTTGTGTTTGAATGGGCAATGAAGAAACAAGCACTGGAACCTTTCTTTGAAGCCGTAATGATATCGACCACGGGCCAACAAGGACTCTCCTTTACAACACGAGGGATTAGAAAAAAGTAG
- a CDS encoding dihydrofolate reductase, which yields MITMIAAAGENNELGKDNDLVWHLPDDFKRFKQLTTGHFIIMGRKTFESFPKPLPNRTHVVITRNSDYQKEGAIIVHSLDEALLKAHSDEQPFIIGGGEIYKQGMAVADKIELTRVHGGFKADTYFPEIPVEKWELVSEVHHERDDRHKYSFSYQTWMRK from the coding sequence ATGATCACAATGATAGCCGCCGCCGGCGAAAATAACGAACTGGGAAAAGACAATGATCTCGTCTGGCATCTTCCGGACGATTTTAAACGGTTTAAACAACTTACTACCGGCCATTTTATTATCATGGGACGAAAGACCTTCGAATCCTTTCCCAAACCTTTACCTAACAGAACCCATGTTGTAATAACACGCAATTCCGACTATCAAAAAGAAGGTGCCATTATTGTACATAGTTTAGACGAAGCACTTCTCAAAGCTCACAGCGATGAACAACCCTTTATCATAGGCGGAGGAGAGATCTACAAACAGGGAATGGCGGTAGCCGATAAAATAGAATTGACCCGGGTACACGGCGGTTTTAAGGCAGACACTTATTTTCCTGAAATTCCCGTCGAGAAATGGGAACTTGTCTCTGAAGTGCATCACGAGCGAGATGACCGTCACAAATACTCATTTAGTTATCAGACCTGGATGAGAAAATAA
- the galE gene encoding UDP-glucose 4-epimerase GalE produces the protein MKKILVTGGLGYIGSHTVVELQQSGFEVLIIDNLSNSSINVLEGITEITKIAPQFERLDLRIKQDVISYFKEHSDIDGVIHFAASKAVGESVENPLLYYENNLNTLIFLLQECNVRGIHNFIFSSSCTVYGEPDTLPITENAPVKEAMSPYGNTKQISEEIISDACSVSDLRSIALRYFNPIGAHETALIGELPLGVPQNLVPFITQTAAGIREQLSVFGDDYDTPDGSCIRDYIHVVDLAKAHVVAMQRLLSDLNTDNSEVFNVGTGKGTSVLEVVHAFEKITGKSLNYNIVERRPGDVASVYAHTRKANDILGWKAERSLEDALESAWRWEQHVRGL, from the coding sequence ATGAAGAAAATTTTAGTTACCGGAGGATTAGGCTATATAGGCTCTCATACCGTAGTTGAATTGCAACAATCTGGGTTTGAAGTTCTAATTATAGACAATCTTTCCAATTCCAGTATTAATGTTCTCGAGGGTATCACAGAAATTACTAAGATCGCACCACAATTTGAACGTCTTGATCTTCGAATAAAACAGGATGTGATTTCTTACTTTAAAGAGCATAGTGATATCGATGGAGTTATTCATTTTGCGGCCAGTAAGGCAGTCGGTGAAAGTGTAGAGAATCCATTGCTTTACTACGAAAACAATCTTAACACCTTAATTTTTTTGCTTCAGGAATGTAATGTAAGAGGTATACATAACTTTATTTTCAGTTCTTCCTGTACGGTTTATGGAGAGCCCGATACGCTGCCCATAACGGAAAACGCACCGGTAAAAGAGGCTATGTCGCCCTATGGGAATACCAAACAAATTAGTGAAGAGATCATTTCAGATGCGTGCTCTGTATCCGATCTACGATCCATTGCGCTTCGGTATTTTAATCCTATAGGCGCCCACGAAACCGCCCTAATAGGAGAATTGCCTTTGGGGGTACCACAAAATCTCGTGCCTTTTATCACACAGACCGCAGCAGGGATCCGGGAACAGCTTTCAGTTTTCGGAGATGATTACGATACACCCGACGGAAGTTGCATTAGAGATTATATTCATGTAGTAGATCTAGCGAAGGCCCATGTTGTTGCCATGCAACGCCTGTTATCTGATCTAAATACTGATAATTCGGAAGTTTTTAATGTGGGAACAGGAAAAGGAACTTCGGTGCTCGAGGTAGTACATGCCTTTGAGAAGATAACAGGGAAATCTCTCAATTATAACATTGTAGAACGACGCCCGGGGGATGTGGCTTCGGTATATGCTCATACAAGAAAGGCCAATGATATCTTAGGATGGAAGGCCGAACGATCTCTCGAGGATGCTTTAGAATCGGCATGGCGATGGGAACAACATGTAAGAGGGTTGTGA
- a CDS encoding aminotransferase class V-fold PLP-dependent enzyme → MEELRKEFPVLSRYTYLNTPSCGLISKSLNEWRSTHDRSLLEEASIFRDAHKTHIKEIKSTVGRFFNASEGDVALIPNFTLGLNMLLDGLPKGSRILLLDKDYPSINWAVEYRDFEIFYASIDQNLEANIEQAVMHHQPDVFVFSMVQYLNGIKIDALFLDQLKAYHPNLLLIADGTQYLGTELFNFSESALDVMLASTYKWLISGYGNAFMIIKDDAKQRITPRSIGFNSADGIFDSRDEISYIKYFEPGHQDTLNFGSLKFSLEWMEGCGVKHIAETNGELIRNAKEVFSEMGLLETSVQNRKEHSTIFNLNAGEVVFQKLRERRIICSQRAGGIRVGFHFYNTADDLNRLIDALRS, encoded by the coding sequence ATGGAAGAATTAAGGAAAGAATTTCCTGTTTTGTCCCGCTATACCTACTTAAACACACCCTCATGCGGACTTATTTCAAAATCACTCAACGAATGGCGTTCGACGCACGACCGATCTCTTTTGGAAGAAGCAAGTATTTTTAGGGACGCTCATAAAACGCATATCAAAGAGATAAAGTCTACTGTGGGACGCTTTTTTAATGCTTCTGAAGGGGATGTAGCATTAATTCCAAATTTCACTTTAGGTTTAAATATGCTCTTAGACGGCCTTCCTAAAGGATCCAGAATATTATTGCTCGATAAGGATTATCCTTCAATTAACTGGGCCGTGGAGTATAGGGATTTTGAAATTTTCTACGCTTCCATCGATCAAAACCTTGAGGCAAATATTGAACAAGCTGTTATGCACCATCAACCCGATGTATTTGTTTTTAGCATGGTACAATATCTTAACGGAATTAAGATAGATGCACTTTTTTTAGATCAGTTGAAGGCCTATCACCCCAATCTCTTGCTCATTGCAGATGGAACCCAGTATCTGGGGACCGAACTGTTTAACTTCTCTGAAAGTGCGTTGGATGTAATGCTTGCAAGTACCTATAAGTGGTTGATTAGTGGTTATGGCAATGCCTTTATGATCATAAAAGATGATGCTAAACAAAGGATTACTCCCAGAAGCATCGGATTTAATTCGGCCGATGGAATTTTCGACTCACGGGATGAGATCTCTTATATCAAATATTTTGAACCGGGTCATCAGGATACGCTCAATTTCGGCAGTCTGAAGTTTTCGCTCGAGTGGATGGAAGGGTGTGGTGTTAAACATATTGCCGAAACCAATGGGGAGTTAATCCGTAATGCAAAGGAAGTATTTTCAGAAATGGGATTGCTTGAGACTTCGGTACAGAATCGAAAGGAACATTCTACGATCTTCAACTTAAATGCCGGGGAAGTCGTTTTTCAGAAATTAAGGGAGAGAAGGATCATCTGTTCACAACGTGCCGGCGGAATACGAGTAGGGTTCCATTTTTACAATACAGCAGATGATTTGAACAGGTTAATTGATGCCCTCAGGTCTTAA
- the fabD gene encoding ACP S-malonyltransferase — protein sequence MKAYIFPGQGAQFTGMGMDLYESSAKAKDLFTHANEVLGFDITKIMFEGTADELKETNVTQPAIFLHSTILAEVMGNSFAPDMVAGHSLGEISALTANRTIAFTDGLKLVHTRALAMQKACEIEPSTMAAVLGLEDHIVEDICKNTGGVVVAANYNCPGQLVISGDVRAIDAACEALKQAGARRALVLPVGGAFHSPLMEPAREELAAAIENTQFTEPACPIYQNVTATAVTNPSEIRKNLISQLTAPVKWTQSVQNMIANGATHFIEVGPGNVLQGLVKKIDRDANTSKAEV from the coding sequence ATGAAAGCATATATATTTCCGGGCCAGGGAGCCCAATTTACAGGAATGGGAATGGATCTTTATGAGTCCTCAGCAAAAGCCAAAGATCTTTTTACTCATGCCAATGAAGTACTGGGTTTCGACATTACCAAGATCATGTTCGAAGGTACTGCCGATGAGTTAAAAGAAACCAATGTAACCCAACCGGCAATTTTTTTGCACTCCACAATTCTTGCAGAAGTGATGGGAAATTCCTTCGCTCCCGATATGGTTGCAGGACATTCTTTAGGAGAGATTTCTGCTTTAACTGCCAATAGAACCATTGCCTTTACCGATGGATTAAAGTTGGTGCATACCCGCGCTTTGGCCATGCAAAAAGCTTGTGAAATAGAGCCTTCCACTATGGCGGCAGTACTTGGATTGGAAGACCATATTGTAGAAGATATCTGTAAAAACACCGGAGGCGTTGTAGTGGCTGCAAATTATAATTGTCCGGGGCAGCTTGTAATTAGTGGTGATGTACGGGCGATAGATGCGGCCTGTGAAGCTTTAAAACAAGCAGGTGCAAGAAGAGCTTTGGTTTTACCCGTAGGTGGCGCATTTCATAGTCCGTTAATGGAACCGGCGCGAGAAGAATTAGCAGCAGCGATTGAGAATACACAATTTACTGAACCGGCCTGTCCAATTTATCAGAATGTAACGGCAACTGCAGTAACTAATCCTTCAGAAATAAGGAAAAATCTTATATCACAACTTACCGCTCCGGTAAAATGGACACAAAGTGTTCAGAATATGATCGCGAACGGCGCTACTCATTTTATAGAAGTAGGTCCGGGAAATGTACTGCAGGGTCTAGTTAAAAAAATTGACCGCGATGCAAATACCTCTAAAGCTGAGGTTTAA
- a CDS encoding fructosamine kinase family protein, with amino-acid sequence MTEVLQQIATQQNLQLNEVKPLQGGDINDVFLLKCAEGVFVLKLNSASKFPDMFVVEATGLKLLVNSGSFRIPEVIAQGQYKDYAYLLLEYIRPGIQDNDIWSDFAQNLAHLHQNTSERFGLDHSNYIGSLPQQNNYSNTASDFYIAARLDPQFKLALEKGFDLKVSDRFFRNISEEIPSEAPSLVHGDLWNGNYLISEKSEAVLIDPAVAYAPREMDIGMMHLFGGFPSGLFEEYHTIFPLEPHWRDRLPVWQLYYLLVHLNLFGSGYLSQVTSIVRRYS; translated from the coding sequence ATGACCGAAGTACTTCAGCAGATCGCAACACAGCAAAATCTACAGCTTAATGAAGTTAAGCCGCTGCAAGGAGGTGATATTAATGATGTTTTTCTTCTGAAGTGTGCTGAAGGTGTTTTCGTTTTAAAACTGAATAGTGCTTCAAAATTTCCTGATATGTTTGTTGTTGAAGCCACCGGGCTGAAGCTTTTAGTCAATTCCGGAAGTTTCAGAATTCCTGAAGTGATCGCTCAAGGTCAATATAAAGACTATGCTTATCTTTTGCTGGAGTATATCCGACCCGGGATTCAGGATAACGATATTTGGTCAGATTTTGCTCAAAATCTGGCGCATTTACATCAAAATACTTCAGAAAGGTTTGGACTGGATCATTCCAATTATATTGGAAGTCTTCCGCAGCAAAATAACTATTCGAACACAGCCTCAGACTTTTATATCGCCGCGCGTTTGGATCCACAGTTTAAACTTGCTTTGGAAAAAGGGTTTGACTTAAAAGTTTCAGATCGATTTTTCAGGAATATTTCAGAAGAAATCCCTTCCGAAGCCCCGTCTCTTGTTCATGGTGATCTGTGGAACGGGAATTACCTCATTTCAGAAAAGAGCGAAGCGGTTTTAATAGACCCTGCTGTTGCCTATGCTCCCAGAGAAATGGATATCGGTATGATGCACCTGTTTGGTGGATTTCCGTCAGGCCTTTTTGAAGAATATCACACTATTTTTCCGCTTGAACCCCACTGGCGAGACCGACTTCCTGTTTGGCAACTGTATTATCTTTTAGTGCATTTAAATTTATTTGGTAGTGGATATTTGTCACAAGTAACTTCAATAGTTAGGCGCTATTCATAG
- a CDS encoding DegT/DnrJ/EryC1/StrS family aminotransferase: protein MKKIQMVDLKGQYEHIKSQVDTSVLDVIESTAYINGPEVHQFQKELEDYLGVKHVIPCANGTDALQIAMMGLGLKPGDEVITADFTFAATVEVIALLGLTPVLVDVDPVTFNIDVEAIRRAITPNTKAIVPVHLFGLSANMDEIIEIAKEHDLYVIEDNAQAIGGTYTNKNMQKAKAGTIGHVASTSFFPSKNLGCYGDGGAIFTNDDDLAHIIRGVVNHGMYERYHHDVVGVNSRLDSIQAAILRAKLPHLDSYNEARRNAARKYSEKLKGNPNIITPTGACDSEGSICDNCDCHVFHQYTLRILNADRDALVKHLNENGIPCGVYYPIPLHLQKAYADERYNEADFKVTNQLVKEVISLPMHTELDDEQIEFITQTVINFVNR, encoded by the coding sequence ATGAAAAAGATACAGATGGTTGACCTTAAAGGTCAGTATGAACATATAAAATCACAGGTAGATACTTCTGTACTCGATGTGATCGAATCCACCGCTTATATTAATGGCCCCGAGGTTCATCAATTTCAAAAAGAACTTGAAGATTATTTGGGAGTAAAGCATGTTATTCCATGTGCAAACGGTACCGATGCGCTTCAAATTGCGATGATGGGACTTGGATTAAAGCCGGGCGATGAAGTGATCACTGCCGATTTTACCTTTGCAGCCACAGTGGAAGTGATTGCACTTTTGGGTCTTACTCCAGTGTTGGTGGATGTAGACCCCGTTACCTTTAATATCGATGTTGAAGCCATAAGAAGGGCGATCACTCCAAACACAAAAGCGATCGTACCGGTACACCTCTTTGGATTATCGGCAAATATGGATGAGATCATAGAAATTGCAAAAGAGCACGATTTATATGTAATTGAAGATAATGCTCAGGCTATAGGCGGTACCTACACCAATAAAAATATGCAAAAGGCGAAAGCAGGAACTATTGGCCATGTAGCTTCTACTTCCTTTTTTCCTTCGAAAAATTTAGGTTGTTACGGTGATGGAGGAGCAATTTTCACCAATGATGATGATCTTGCTCACATTATTCGTGGGGTGGTAAATCACGGGATGTATGAAAGGTATCATCACGATGTTGTAGGTGTTAACTCCAGATTGGATTCTATACAGGCAGCGATTCTTCGGGCTAAATTACCCCATCTAGACAGTTATAACGAAGCCAGAAGAAACGCGGCTCGGAAATATTCTGAAAAGTTAAAAGGAAACCCTAATATTATTACACCTACAGGTGCCTGTGATTCGGAGGGGTCGATCTGTGATAATTGCGACTGTCATGTATTTCATCAATATACGCTGCGAATATTAAATGCCGATAGAGATGCCTTAGTGAAACATCTTAACGAGAATGGTATTCCCTGTGGTGTGTACTACCCAATTCCCTTGCATCTGCAAAAAGCGTATGCCGATGAACGCTACAACGAAGCCGATTTTAAAGTTACCAATCAATTGGTAAAGGAAGTGATTTCATTGCCAATGCATACAGAATTGGACGACGAACAAATTGAATTCATCACACAAACCGTGATAAATTTTGTCAATAGATAA
- a CDS encoding metal-dependent hydrolase family protein has protein sequence MKNILKSLLIALCFLISLGINSQDLFLHCGKIIDTKNGEVLTNKTIIVSGDKIIAIEDGFSFPKSEGYQIIDLKSKTVLPGLIDMHVHLEGETGPNRYLEPFTLNDADVAFNAAEIANRTLMAGFTTVRDLGGSGVNVSLRNAINRGKIIGPRIYTAEKALGTTGGHADPTNGVKKELMGDPGPKDGVVNGIDDARKAVRQRYKNGADWIKITATGGVLSVAKSGKNPQFTEEEIKAIVDTAKDYGMFVAAHAHGDDGMQRAIRAGVLTIEHGTLMSLETMNLMKQYDAYLVPTITAGKYVTEKAKIPNFYPAIIVPKALEIGPKIQEMFGKAYTQGVNIAFGTDAGVFPHGENGKEFGYMVEAGMPPMAAIQSATITNAKVLQIENELGQLSAGFLADIIAVDEDPIQNIQTLENVVFVMKNGVIYKN, from the coding sequence ATGAAAAATATCCTTAAGTCGCTGTTGATTGCTCTGTGTTTTTTGATATCCTTGGGCATTAACTCCCAGGACTTGTTTTTGCATTGTGGAAAGATTATAGACACTAAAAATGGTGAAGTACTTACCAATAAGACCATCATAGTTTCCGGAGATAAAATTATTGCCATCGAAGATGGATTTTCATTTCCGAAATCTGAAGGCTATCAGATCATCGATCTTAAAAGCAAAACGGTGCTACCGGGGCTTATCGATATGCATGTGCATCTGGAAGGGGAAACCGGACCCAACCGCTACTTGGAACCCTTCACATTAAATGATGCCGATGTTGCTTTTAACGCTGCCGAAATTGCAAACCGCACGTTAATGGCTGGGTTTACCACTGTTCGAGATCTTGGAGGTAGCGGTGTTAATGTTTCCCTTCGGAATGCCATCAATCGCGGGAAAATTATTGGTCCCAGAATATATACAGCCGAAAAGGCGCTTGGCACAACCGGAGGCCATGCAGATCCAACCAATGGAGTGAAGAAGGAACTCATGGGTGATCCAGGACCTAAGGACGGTGTGGTAAACGGAATTGACGACGCGCGCAAAGCGGTTAGGCAACGATATAAGAATGGTGCCGATTGGATCAAAATTACAGCTACGGGAGGAGTACTGAGTGTTGCAAAAAGCGGAAAGAATCCACAATTTACTGAAGAAGAGATCAAAGCAATTGTAGACACGGCGAAGGATTATGGAATGTTTGTCGCAGCCCATGCCCATGGAGATGATGGAATGCAACGTGCAATTCGAGCCGGGGTGCTAACCATCGAACATGGCACGTTGATGAGTCTGGAGACTATGAATTTAATGAAACAATACGATGCATATCTGGTTCCTACCATTACTGCCGGAAAATATGTGACTGAAAAGGCCAAGATCCCAAATTTCTATCCGGCGATCATTGTGCCCAAAGCTCTCGAAATAGGACCCAAGATCCAGGAGATGTTTGGAAAAGCGTATACACAGGGAGTAAACATTGCTTTTGGTACCGATGCCGGGGTTTTTCCCCACGGAGAGAACGGAAAAGAGTTTGGTTATATGGTCGAAGCAGGAATGCCTCCTATGGCGGCAATCCAATCGGCAACTATCACAAATGCTAAGGTGCTTCAGATCGAAAACGAATTGGGACAATTGTCAGCAGGCTTTCTGGCCGATATTATTGCGGTAGACGAAGACCCTATTCAGAATATACAAACCCTCGAAAACGTTGTGTTTGTGATGAAAAACGGCGTGATCTACAAGAATTAA
- a CDS encoding L-histidine N(alpha)-methyltransferase has translation MTSQTPPIIDSAFRRDVLNGLTHYPKYLYSKYIYDEAGDALFQQIMELPEYYLTKCEFEILATHTAEIANAFRGNENGFDLIELGAGDGKKTKILLKYLTENNFNFVYKPIDISENAIDKLSKALTEEIPEVQVDGEKGEYFEVLERLQGFTSRKKVIMVLGSNIGNLLHDRAIEFLSKLNDTMSDEDMLFMGFDQKKDPQRILDAYNDKTGVTAAFNKNLLVRINKELGANFDVSKFKHWERYDPETGTAKSFLVATEDHDIYIETLDLKVHFDIWETIHTEISQKYDDKVVQWLAEESGLRIETTFADPKNYYKDYLFRKKK, from the coding sequence ATGACCTCTCAAACTCCACCCATAATAGATTCAGCTTTCAGGCGTGATGTGCTAAATGGGCTTACGCATTATCCCAAATATCTCTATTCTAAATACATTTACGATGAAGCTGGGGACGCGCTCTTTCAACAGATCATGGAACTTCCGGAATATTATCTCACTAAGTGCGAATTCGAAATTCTCGCAACGCATACGGCAGAGATCGCGAATGCATTCAGAGGTAATGAAAATGGCTTTGACCTTATAGAGTTAGGTGCCGGCGATGGAAAAAAAACTAAAATCCTACTAAAATATCTCACGGAAAATAATTTCAATTTTGTTTATAAACCCATTGATATTAGTGAGAATGCCATAGACAAGCTAAGTAAGGCCTTGACTGAAGAAATACCGGAAGTACAGGTAGATGGAGAAAAAGGAGAATACTTCGAAGTTTTAGAACGATTACAAGGCTTTACCTCCAGAAAAAAAGTGATCATGGTGCTGGGTTCGAATATCGGAAACCTCTTGCACGACAGGGCCATTGAATTTCTGAGCAAATTAAATGATACCATGAGCGATGAGGATATGCTGTTTATGGGCTTCGATCAAAAAAAAGATCCACAACGAATTCTGGATGCCTATAACGATAAAACAGGGGTTACGGCTGCTTTCAACAAAAATTTATTGGTTAGGATCAATAAAGAGCTAGGCGCAAATTTCGATGTTTCAAAATTTAAACATTGGGAGCGTTATGACCCCGAAACCGGTACAGCAAAGAGTTTTCTGGTAGCTACAGAAGACCATGATATTTATATAGAGACATTAGACCTTAAGGTTCATTTCGATATTTGGGAAACTATCCATACCGAGATCTCGCAGAAATATGATGATAAGGTGGTGCAGTGGCTGGCAGAGGAATCGGGTTTGCGAATTGAGACTACCTTCGCCGATCCCAAGAATTATTATAAAGATTATTTATTTAGGAAAAAAAAGTAG
- a CDS encoding 2TM domain-containing protein, translating to MFSKSKKTDRIDPEQREQYEYARGRIKAKKRLMQHFIVFLAGSVFLIILNPVLGIGNDFFIKDWFVWAILIWAFLFLIHIFNVFIMNKFMGKEWEDRQLEKLKRKQEVRIEEMSEKMKDEIQLPEKKTEIHNPLPPDVE from the coding sequence ATGTTCTCAAAATCTAAAAAAACCGACAGAATTGATCCCGAACAACGCGAACAATACGAATACGCTCGTGGGCGAATTAAAGCCAAAAAAAGATTAATGCAGCACTTCATTGTGTTTTTGGCAGGTTCGGTTTTCCTCATTATACTTAATCCGGTACTGGGTATTGGGAATGACTTTTTTATTAAAGACTGGTTTGTCTGGGCTATACTTATCTGGGCATTTCTGTTCCTAATCCATATCTTCAATGTCTTTATTATGAATAAATTTATGGGTAAGGAATGGGAAGACAGGCAACTTGAAAAGCTGAAGCGCAAACAGGAGGTACGTATCGAGGAAATGAGCGAAAAAATGAAAGACGAGATTCAGTTACCCGAAAAAAAAACCGAAATCCACAACCCATTACCTCCGGACGTAGAATGA